The proteins below come from a single Triticum aestivum cultivar Chinese Spring chromosome 5D, IWGSC CS RefSeq v2.1, whole genome shotgun sequence genomic window:
- the LOC123120310 gene encoding L-galactono-1,4-lactone dehydrogenase 2, mitochondrial has product MRHLLLSRLLRRASSPSQPHHNLQLIRALSSSSPLPASDTDLRKYAGYALLVLGCGAATYYSFPFPPDALHKKAVPFKYAPLPDDLHTVSNWSGTHEVHTRVLLQPDSIPALEDALATAHRERRRLRPLGSGLSPNGLGLSRAGMVNLALMDKVLDVDVKKKTVTVQAGIRVAELVDALREHGLTLQNFASIREQQVGGIIQVGAHGTGAKLPPIDEQVISMKLVTPAKGTIELSREKDPDLFYLARCGLGGLGVVAEVTLQCVERHQLVEHTFVSNADEIKKNHQKWLSENKHIKYLWIPYTDTVVVVQCNPPSRWKAPKLASKYGKDEALQHVRDLYRESLKKYRTEADSKDPAIDQLSFTELRDQLLALDPLDKDHVIRINKAEAEYWKKSEGYRMGWSDEILGFDCGGQQWVSETCFPTGTLAKPNMKDLYYMEELLQLIEKEDIPAPAPIEQRWTARSRSPMSPASSCEEDDIFSWVGIIMYLPTSDPRQRKDITEEFFNYRSLTQTSLWDDYSAYEHWAKIEVPKDKDELAQLQARLRKRFPVDAYNKARMELDPNKVLSSAKLEKFFPGMQTVQHAK; this is encoded by the exons ATGcggcacctcctcctctcccgtctcctccgccgcgcctcctccccctcccaGCCTCACCACAACCTCCAACTTATCCgtgctctctcctcctcctcccctctcccgGCCTCCGACACCGACCTCCGCAAGTACGCCGGCTACGCGCTCCTCGTCCTCGGCTGCGGCGCCGCCACCTACTACTCCTTCCCCTTCCCGCCCGACGCGCTCCACAAGAAGGCCGTCCCCTTCAAGTACGCGCCCCTCCCCGACGACCTCCACACCGTCTCCAACTGGAGCGGCACTCACGAGGTCCACACCCGCGTCCTCCTCCAGCCCGACTCCATCCCGGCGCTCGAGGATGCCCTCGCCACCGCCCACAGGGAGCGACGCAGGCTCAGACCCCTCGGCTCCGGGCTGTCCCCCAATGGCCTCGGGCTCTCCCGGGCCGGCATGGTCAACCTTGCGCTCATGGACAAGGTGCTAGACGTCGATGTCAAGAAGAAGACCGTCACGGTGCAGGCCGGGATACGTGTCGCCGAGCTCGTCGATGCGCTCCGAGAGCATGGGCTCACACTGCAGAACTTTGCGTCCATTCGAGAGCAGCAGGTCGGCGGCATCATTCAG GTTGGTGCCCATGGTACTGGTGCGAAATTGCCTCCAATTGATGAGCAGGTTATTAGCATGAAACTGGTTACTCCTGCCAAAGGGACGATAGAGTTATCAAGGGAGAAAGATCCTGATTTGTTTTATCTTGCCCGCTGTGGACTTGGTGGCCTAGGAGTCGTTGCAGAAGTTACTCTTCAGTGTGTAGAAAGACACCAACTTGTTGAGCATACTTTTGTTTCTAATGCAGATGAAATCAAGAAAAACCACCA GAAATGGCTTTCTGAAAACAAACATATCAAGTACTTGTGGATTCCATATACTGATACAGTTGTTGTTGTCCAATGTAATCCTCCTTCAAGATGGAAAGCTCCAAAGTTGGCATCAAAATATGGAAAGGATGAAGCCCTACAGCATGTTCGTGACCTTTACCGAGAGTCATTGAAGAAATATAG AACTGAAGCCGACAGTAAAGACCCAGCGATAGATCAACTTTCATTTACTGAATTGAGGGATCAATTGCTCGCCCTTGATCCTCTGGATAAAGATCATGTGATCAGAATTAATAAAGCAGAAGCTGAGTATTGGAAGAAGTCTGAGGGATATCGCATGGGCTGGAGTGATGAAATACTAGGTTTTGATTGTGGTGGGCAGCAGTGGGTTTCTGAAACCTGCTTCCCTACAGGAACTCTAGCGAAGCCAAACATGAAGGATTTATATTATATGGAGGAGTTGCTACAGTTGATTGAGAAGGAGGATATACCTGCACCTGCACCTATTGAGCAGCGTTGGACTGCCCGCAGCAGGAGCCCCATGAGTCCGGCATCAAGCTGTGAAGAAGATGACATATTTTCATGG GTTGGTATAATAATGTATTTACCAACATCGGATCCTCGCCAAAGGAAGGATATTACCGAGGAGTTCTTCAACTACAGAAGTCTGACGCAAACTAGTCTCTGGGATGATTATTCTGCATATGAACACTGGGCTAAAATTGAG GTTCCGAAGGACAAGGATGAACTTGCTCAACTGCAGGCTAGGTTGCGGAAACGCTTCCCCGTTGACGCGTATAACAAGGCGCGCATGGAGCTGGACCCTAACAAGGTTCTCTCCAGTGCCAAGTTAG